Genomic window (Procambarus clarkii isolate CNS0578487 chromosome 72, FALCON_Pclarkii_2.0, whole genome shotgun sequence):
tccgacaccctgatcgttttgccaattcctttctcccacaaacacatacttttattacctccttcctccaaatcaattcccatacctctatctactaacagtttaaacccaaacaaacacccctaaccacttcttctaacgagttcgcaacagcaacaaccccagctctcgatagatgcaccccatcacgagcatacatttcatttcttccatagaagtgttcccagttgtctatgaaagatattgcatttgatttgcaatatctttccagccggcaattgacaccaagtgccctcgatatccattcatttcccactccctttcttggaagaatgccacatatgatcgggattcctcccttgctcctaactaactctatggctgttttatacctctgaatcagttcctcactcctaactcgaccaacatcatttcctcccacgctaatgcaaataatgggattgttcccattaccagccataatatcattcatgttgtttataatatcaccaatgccagctccgggatagcaaacccttaacctgttccccctatctctagcacaaaacgttctatccaaataccttatctgggaatctcccacaactaatgtttgcttaggtacttcctttactttctgaggggcctgcgcttcctttctcttcgttgctttcccttttgcgcgatccacagtctctccacagcactcgtcctccaaaacgtcaaatgaattggaagttgctatggcgtttgaaggcggctttatcaaagtcttcttaaggcccctgtctttcacaactctccaagacgaggtccctttactgctggtctcctccttcgttacttctcgttgttctttcatctgacgcacctcctcccgcagaaagtccaactctgtcctcagggctcccaccgagtatgggccaacaggccttctgcagttgcctttgttcttatgttcctatccttagtggcttagcacaaatcaatagattaggctagattgagcaacatttagttgggctcctgccgaactacagttaaggtttggcaataaatttatataccataataatgaggagtaatggaatagtgctatgtattttgtttggttttatataaaagactcttattttgagtgatgtatatataattagtatggggtaatctcttcaactctggtatttgatgagtatttattaatatggtattgaccctaacacgaaaataatccacacaattaatggataaatttacgtgagtgcttagtcttatggttggatattaatgtgcgcgtcaactccgcggatttaaaaccactattttccatggatttaaacacaaaatgacgcacttaattaatttagaggtgcatagctacactatgcattatatttattgataatttttatttatttccttacctgtattgaggtttgaaaccatttttgctttttattccccttccctcgccgtttgaaactcataatcacaactgttaaataatttgttaaaaaaaagcagtcatcgcacgtggtaactgacgcaattgcgcggttatggatttctagaaaacttttgacattcacctacttgaaattaatggttagtaaaattagtttctggtcacaaccaatttatgttgtggtgacgggttaataatttgggtgtcaggattcccaacatataacacggcaatcgaaactaaactgcatgatgtaaatggggcctaaccagagcaggatataactgaagaataacacaaggtgttttattattaatgctttgataaataaatcccagtgtcctatttgccttatttcatCAACAGATCACTGTAAGCAGCGATTTTCCATTTTTCTTATATTCTTAGTCAAAACATTGATCTAAATGTTGATCTAAATTGATCTAAAATAGGTTAAGCAAGAAGAACTTCtgtataagtatttatttttatgatatctatacaatgaacacgtgatattgatacattgaatctgtgatatattcaaggtgtcataaaagtaagttaaaggcgatgctgcttctatggtggtgacagtgtcgacgttcattaccatcaggggcttagtcacctccaccaccttcacctcaatCATTACCAGCTGCAGGGCTGGTGCCGTCACCGTCTGGACTGTGACGGAGGTCACGGGAACATCACTGACTTGGAACACGGTGTTGAGGAGGATCTGGTTGATGGGAAACACCACGATCTCTGTGACATTCTGCCACTCGTCCTGATACTGCACAGTCTGGAAGACGGGACAGAGCAGCGGCCGTGGCTTGCAGTAAAGGATAGCGGATAGAGGCACAAGCACCGCAAGGTAGATCATAACCTCAGACTTGGAGTATGAGGCTAATATTTGCCTGGATCTTTCACGTTTTCTTTACCTTTGTACTGTGAAACAAAGTTTAGTATGAACCTAATCATACATTGAATTTTCCACAGCCTTTTCGGCAAGCTTGTAATGACGGTACTCGGGCTTGAGTTCCCACATATTCTTGTGAGGATTCTTAACATTATAGTTACATAGGTCTTTCAGGATCTCCTTTAGATATGTGATTGGTTGTCGGGTAATCTTGTGGAGATCCTTAATATTGTAATACTGATGCTTTTCAAATGCAGCAAACAACAACTCCATGaccttatctttatcatcacgaATCGTCTTGCCTTCTGCCTTCTTCTTCTGCTCTAAATAAACATTATGTTTATGGTGTGAAATAGGCTTATAGCCGTTGAGGGGTCTGTCAATAAGCTTTACCGTATGAAGAGACTGGGCAGCTTTCTTCACAGCTTCCCTTTTCTGATTGATATAGTAGTCGTCCACTACAGGCTGACATTCTAGTTTGTGGATGACTTGTCCCTCAAAGGACAATTGCTGTGTCTCGGAAACTGCAGCATCCGAGCTGCTGCTGCCGAGATCTGGTTCAGAAAGAACTCCGAGTGTCATTTCTTTTAAACTATGAGAAATTACCTTGTGCTCCCGAGGAATTTTCCCGTCCTTCAAGGTGTGTTCACTAGATTTAAAGGTTATTGTCGGAGGTTTACCAGGCACCTTGGTAATCTTAAGCTTTCCAACGTCATGGCCAGCACTGTCTGCCCATTTGTCCCCCAAATATTTAGGTACCTTGACCAGCCACAGCCCACGGCTGCAATTCGTAATATCCAAGTCCATCTTAGACTGTTGGCTCATGATGGAAAACACGAGAATATATAGTTACTTGACCTCTTTATAAAACGTCTTTCCGACACGTGCTAGTGTTTCAGAAAATATCTCTAATAGGGCTGGCGAAGTTTgtcgatgtggtggttgttgttgaatacagctggtgattggtggttgggagtggtgttggtaagggaacacaggtgatggagagagtgactgcagtggtggtactgcttgtgaccaaccttgtagtctgtgagctaaatgagtaatgagctaacccgttgtggccaccgtggggttatgtagcagctatctcaggtgactgatgttgctggatgatggaacttgtttatttggtcatttctcgatgccgataaatattcaaattgctaagaacattagaataaagttaaactgtcaatacgaggcatgtatgtttatacatgtgcatgagtagactgtttatgaatatgaatcaaaatatttttaacaagttaaaatatacgttttctgatataaattcactagaacacgcccagcgtaggataacaaagttaatcctgcaaattagaaacttgtcatatgaagaaagattaactaagtagtacaaatttgcattctctagaacggccaagaattcggagtgacttagtagaggtgtgcaagtggatggatggacacatcaaacgggatattaatagggtattaggaacataagaatgaaggtaactgcagaaggcctattggcccatacgagaataacaaagttaatcctgcatattagaagaaagattgactaagtagtactaatttgcattctctagaaaggccaagaattcggagtgacttagtagaggtgtgcaagtggatggatggacacatcaaacgggatattaatagggaattaggaacaagaatgaaggtaactgcagaaagcctattggcccatacgaggcagcacctatttatatcttcccaatcccattaatatataagtccaacgcatacttgaaacaatcaagggatcctacttctatcaagatatgcgataattggttccacaaatcaacaaccatgttaccgaaccactattttcccaggtatttcctaaatctaaacgtaggaaaataagaataaacgtaactgcagatgtcctactggccccacacaagaaagctgctatttataaccacctaatctcattcatatatgtctaagaacataagaataaaggtaagtgttgagattgcgaagtcggattgcgaaagggatctgggagttatgattagtaagaatttaaaacaaaaaaatcaatgcctgaatgttcgtaataaggcaaataggacactagggtttattaatcgaagcgtaattaacaagacacctggtgtggttcctcagctatatcttgctctggttaggccccatttagattatacagttgagttttggtcgccatactatagaatggatataaattcacttgaacgtgtccagcatagaatgactaagttaattccccaaattagaaatctttcatatgaagaaagattaacaaagcttaacttgcatcactggaaaggcgaagagttaggtgtgacatgatagaggtttacaagtgggtgaatggacaaaacaaaggggaaagttactcgaatagggaaagttactcgaatctataatagcaaataaaattcgtcttcatcttgaaaaacataaattaataattgagtcgcaacatggttttataaatggccgttcatgtttaacaaatttgttatctttttattctagcattgttgaggcagttgatagtggtaaggattgcgatgttgtataccttgactttagcaaagcttttgatacagtgccacatgaaagactgattaaaaagatagagtctcatggtattgggggtgctatattaagctggattagggcatggctataccaaaggaaacagagagttagtataaatggaatcaagtcagagtgggaaaatgttgtaagtggagtgcctcaaggctctgtcctgggacctctgttgtttataatatatataaatgatttagattcaggtttgagtagcaacatttgcaaatttgccgatgatacgaaaatcggtagggaaatt
Coding sequences:
- the LOC123773540 gene encoding general transcription factor IIF subunit 2-like, with amino-acid sequence MSQQSKMDLDITNCSRGLWLVKVPKYLGDKWADSAGHDVGKLKITKVPGKPPTITFKSSEHTLKDGKIPREHKVISHSLKEMTLGVLSEPDLGSSSSDAAVSETQQLSFEGQVIHKLECQPVVDDYYINQKREAVKKAAQSLHTVKLIDRPLNGYKPISHHKHNVYLEQKKKAEGKTIRDDKDKVMELLFAAFEKHQYYNIKDLHKITRQPITYLKEILKDLCNYNVKNPHKNMWELKPEYRHYKLAEKAVENSMYD